tccatagttcaaacgacgtgttcatttcaaatctgaagcaaacatttttcttcttctactaaggtggattagaactttctgtggtacacagcaccaactactggacaggaggaacctagcagtcaatgtgactcactgatttgaaaatgcagctctttcaaccagacgtgtggtgctgtgacatgtcaatcatctgtgtccaattagatttcaggggagtccagtgaaaccccggtctccgctctagctccacccatgccaggaagtgtttgacatttgaacatttcctgtttcactgtgactgataaattgggaCTTCCTGTTTAAGTGTGAGCTTTCTGttgagttcccatgagattccatgggatctcatctgtcaatccagcaagtgtttgaaatttgaacatttcctgttttactgtggatttgaaaatgggcacttcctgtttagaacgccctgtaccatgagtgaggatTGCGCTGCTGCGTCACTCTTCGCTCATATTACTcatcaaacaaaaaacatcagtcAGAGGGAAGGCAGCGTGATGTATCTTGGTTGGCTGCTTGAAAAAATAATTCAAGATGGCCGAATACCTattagcagattagctgaactgtgcccaccactgataatgcACCTGATTATAACATCACCACTCCTTTTCTCTCCAAACAAGTACAAATGTCATTCAATGgtcataaatttaaaaacaaaaacaaacaaaaaaatgtactCGTATGATGCATGATGTATTTGACCAGGGATGGGGAAACGGAACAACATTGCTCTGACACCACCAGCCCTGAACTGTTTGACGACTTCCTGGTGTACAGCTCAGTGGTATCAGTGCTGATGTTTGTTGTACCCTTCATGGTGGTGATGGTCTGCTACAGACTCATGCTCTGAACGCTTCTAGAGTCAGGATGGAGTTCTGATGGGGACACCAACGGGGAGCAAGGAGGCCCCCTGGTTCACCGTTCCAAGCAGAAGTTAGTGAAGATGATCATTATCGTGCTGGCGGCGTTCATGCTGTGCTTCCTCCCATTCCACTTCACCAGGAGTCTTTACTACTCGTTCAGGTACCTCAGGCAGGTCAATCCATCACAGGTGAGAAAACATTTAGGCATTCTCATGTTAGGATGATTCAAAAAGAATCTGCAAATCTTATTGTTTCATGTGTCCAACAGATCAGCTGTGATTTGTTGAAAGCCTCCAGTGTGGCACACAAGCTGACCAGACCACTGGCCAGCGCCAACAGCTGTGTTGATCCCATCCTTTACTTCCTGGCTGGGCAGGGTGTCCGCATGAACCTCACCAAGAAAATAAAAATGTCATCTAAaataaaaactgtgaccaaaACTCTGACCCAGTGGCCTCACCCCATGTACCAAACATCAAGTGGTTTTCAACGCAACTGTAAATCTACACTGCTATGGTTTGAGGATAAAGTCCTCTTGGTTGTTACATCCACAGCACTGGGGGTTCATGTAGTACCAGCCTCCTCTGATACATGCACCGTAGGACTGGACTTTATTGCCTTTTATTTTGGAATTCACAACACCTGTGAGGAGTAGAATGTTTGTGTAATGATTTGAAACTGCTTGCAACAGTAGGCTGTCATATTGTTAAGAAAATACAAGTGTTTTGGCATGAAATTAATCATTCTCACTTTCACAAATATGTGTCCTGGCTGGAAGGTCAAGGAGCCAAATGTTTATGGCAGATACAAAAAGGGTATATGTAGAGTGGGCCCATCTGGGGTGTGCCTGAGCCCACTCTGGTATTTAGGTGGTAGGACATACCAGCGTAAACCTGAGCACTGTGCACAAAAGGGTTGAATTTACTGTGTTCATTAGGCGTAGGCATTTTGTAATCCGACCATCATCAGAGCAGCACCTGTTCGTTATTTAAAGGATTGCTTTTTAGTCACCTTGAAGGGAAAGGTGCGCATGTCAGACTTTTATTTGTtgacttttcatctgcttttaacacaattcagccgcacattttagcctcaagacttttagatcattttaatctaagttgtaatcttgtgggctggattctgAGCTTCCTCACTAACAGGACACAAAAAGTGAGAGTGAATGGGGTCTTGTCTGAGCAGACCCAGTCCTCCATTGGGACACCACAAGGCAGTGCTATCTCTccacttttgtatattttgtacactgatctctgcagaagttggagggaggggaggactattcttaagtatgcagatgacactgttattGTCAGTTTGCTTCAGGACAGTGAGGTTGGCCACGGTCCTGTGGTTGATGATTTCTTGGATTGGTGCGAGAAGTCTTTTCTACAGATGAATGTATTGAAGACTAAAGACAtggtcattgactttaggaagggCTCCCACAAACATGGAGTAACTCTCCTAAAAGGTCAGGCCGTAGAAATTGTGAgcacctataaatatctgggtactgttatggatgacaaactcacttttgagtcaaattgtgaagtggtgtgtaaaaaaggtcaccagcgcttgttctgtcttagaaaactggcatcctttcacattgacaaatcTTTGTTAATGTTTTATCGTTGTTATAtcgaatctgttttatctttttgtttggtgtcatggtttggaaatttgtcagttaaaaataaaaacagtctgaatcagattgtaaaatgggCGAGCAAAATCATTGGGGGAGAGACTCAGCTGTATCcaacctctctgtacatgaggcaggtccagagattggttgaggcagttctaaaggacgcctcacatcctctttttgatcagtttgaactgctcccttcaggacggaggtataaagtTCCTTTTTGTAGAACTAAGCGCTATaagagcacttttattcctgctgctattagtgTACTTAACAGACGACCTTGattgtatatttaattaatttatccgcTTTTTTGCTTTGAGATGGCACACGCTCTGTGACTTTTGTTCTGGCGCCATGCTATTGACCTGTACTTGCACTGCTTTATTGGTATTGTattcttatattttttatattgcatttttatatttttaattatatttacGGTATTTATCGGTTtttatgtgttatgtgattgttatgaatggtgtgactcactgccaaaacaaatttaccttttggtacaaataaagtaaccttgaaccttccatttttttccaactttacagtggaggggaacagagaagGAAGTTAAAATTGTAGCTGCAGACTTTCAGTCAGTTTTAAAGAAAtgtctcctccagacagatttaacacacagtaccacactgtttgcatttcttatatatcaatgtaaatgaagtccaagacatattcagcgactggaaatgttcatgcactcATCACCTAAATAATAtcgaaagaaaactggctgtaaacgtGATGATTTAACCGCATTGTATTGAATGTTACCCTTTCTTGTACATTCCATTATTTTGGAGTTGATATTTGTATTTCATACTATACtgtaaatgtttgtttttattgtgagtttaatggaaaaaaaattagtcatgaaagaaaaaaaagagtaagATGTGTCCAGAAAATGTGTATTTGCTTATTTGCTGTgtagtttcaaaaaaaaaaaaaaaaaaaaaaaaaaacagtaataccACAAGGCTGTGCAGGAAAGTCTTGACCTTGACACAAAGTGGCTGTGTGCTAATCTTATATTTGTCTGCTCACAAAACTTTAGCATTAATGCTCTGTTTGACTTCAAACAATTACAGACTCAAATGGTCTGATTCTTGAAATAGCTTTCTGCAGTTAGTGCCCTTTTCTTAATTATGTACTCAAAGGTTCTTCTGTGGTTGTGTCCTACTGGACGGAACACAAAGGCACCACTAGAGGGCACTATTGCTCCTCTAAAAAGACCGATAGGAGCGAGGGAAAATTatttaccagaggtgggacgaagtcactgtcaggtcattctcaagtcatcagtctgcaagtctcaagtcatcttgcaaagaattggtggtcattatgacttgagacttgacttgggacttgattcatgacttgagagtgacttgatagtgactttgtcccacctctgttatTTACTTCTTTTAAGTTAATATATGGAACCATCGCCATCACTATCTGGACcccggcagaaaatgaatgaatgaatatttaaccATAATCTCTGTCATGCAACATATGATGTCATAACACCTCTTTTCTGGGTTGCAATTAAAATACATCTTTATTTCAAAAGCAAAAATATACATAAAACATGAACTGGTAAAAATGCAAACTATAAAGTTTATAAGtagaattgtttttgttttttgttttttttttaactgttaccAACAATATTTCAATTTTAATTATTgtgaaaaaactaaacaaacaaaaaagcaaacacaaaaatgcaacaacaacCATAACAAAAACACCCGTGATGTTTATCCATGACGATGACTTTCAGGCCTGGTGTGCACCACTTGCCAGTTTATTTAATTAAAGTTTAACCGACTTGATGAGGTACTTTTTGACACTTGGAAGAGTGCTGCTGAAAGTAGAAAACACTGTCGAAgattgaatcaaatcaaatcaaagtgtTGTACATAAATGGTAACGGTATGTATGGTGATGACATGATAGGTGACAAGTTTAAGGAAAAACCAAAATAAATGAGGGGAGAAATGGAGCAAATACCCCCATCCACAGATCATGAGGGGGTTTGAAGACTAAGAAGATGATATGAGTCATATGTTCTGGCCTTTACAGTCATGAGATCTCAACCTAGATGAACATCTGTGAGAGATTTTGGACCGACATGTTCaactgctggatcatgcccagagaaatgcaccacgtcTAAAATGTCTCTCCTCATCTTAGCGTCCCAAAGGAACAGCACatatgacacaaagtcattcaagtggtacccaaggacacgctggagaagtagcaccaaagacatccagtcacagCATCAGGCCACTAGGgtgactggttagcatccaagtctcaatcatacagtaagggccccttcacacatagttggaataagtacaaatcagggcggaacagctcgtatgagcgaaccacaaaaacattgagctgatgggcaggtgtgcacaatcccGCTGCGATGGGATCATGCACATGACGGTgttgtgtgagcaggaacacagtgcgagcagctgggatgtggtgcaccacattgcgccgcggatgtggagaaaaataaactaaaaaccagctgtataattagtgaatgtcactgggttgatataaataatagataaaaggggacgcaatacagaaccccacagtttaataaaaaataaatgtcactcatgggatttgaacctgcaagctctgattactagacggaaactttaccacagcactacaatcactgtcttataacagaagcgtgaaatggctaaaatcaacaagcagataaacgtattattttaaaaaagcactgtgataactgaccaaacggcaatTGTTACAGCGTATTTCTACTGTTAAGTGACTGAAAATGATGTATttttcacactgttggcttgtcatatggtcctgtggcgtgctgctcacaggacacgcgtcctgtcagacagacttgacgttcagatcgccttgctgcatgtccacatgaactgacggtccgttccaactggaacagcctgtcaatgtgtgcgctctccagcccgtcgcaaaagcgatatacaacccctggcaaaaattatggaatcaccggcctcggaggatgttcattcagttgtttaattttgtagaaaaaaaagcagatcacagacatgacaaaactaaagtcatttcaaatggcaactttctggctttaagaaacactataagaaatcaagaaaaaaagattgtggcagtcagtaacggttacttttttagaacaagcagaggaaaaaaaatatggaatcactcaattctgaggaaaaaattatggaatcaccctgtaaattttcatccccaaaactaacacctgcatcatatcagatctgctcgttagtctgcatctaaaaaggagtgatcacaccttggagagctgttgcaccaagtggactgacatgagtcatggctccaacacgagagatgtcaattgaaacaaaggagaggattatcaaactcttaaaagagggtaaatcatcacgcaatgttgcaaaagatgttggttgttcacagtcagctgtgtctaaattctggaccaaatacaaacaacatgggaaggttgttaaaggcaaacatactggtagaccaaggaagacatcaaagcgtcaagacagaaaacttaaagcaatatgtctcaaaaatcaaaaaatgcacagcaaaacaaatgaggaacgaatgggaggaaactgaccgaactgtaagaaaccgcctaaaggaaatgggatttacatacagaaaagctaaacaaaagccatcattaacacct
The sequence above is drawn from the Thalassophryne amazonica chromosome 4, fThaAma1.1, whole genome shotgun sequence genome and encodes:
- the LOC117508899 gene encoding LOW QUALITY PROTEIN: P2Y purinoceptor 2-like (The sequence of the model RefSeq protein was modified relative to this genomic sequence to represent the inferred CDS: substituted 1 base at 1 genomic stop codon); this translates as MAATDNSSGHCDFKEEFKYTFLPVSYSLVFVAGLTLNTTALYVIVFHTKHWNPSTIYMFNLTMCDTLYILTLPFLIHYHANRNHWPFSEPFCKLIRFLFYANLYGSIIFLCCTSLHRFLGICYPIRSLNWVSTHRARLVSVAVWAAVLFCQSPILYFARTRDGETEQHCSDTTSPELFDDFLVYSSVVSVLMFVVPFMVVMVCYRLMLXTLLESGWSSDGDTNGEQGGPLVHRSKQKLVKMIIIVLAAFMLCFLPFHFTRSLYYSFRYLRQVNPSQISCDLLKASSVAHKLTRPLASANSCVDPILYFLAGQGVRMNLTKKIKMSSKIKTVTKTLTQWPHPMYQTSSGFQRNCKSTLLWFEDKVLLVVTSTALGVHVVPASSDTCTVGLDFIAFYFGIHNTCEE